CCTTAAGTGCCTGATAACTTACCGTTAATAACGTAAGGGCCAGGGCGCCTATTCCCGTGGCCACAAACACCGTCCACGAAATGGTGGCCTTGTATTCATACTGGGCCAGCCAGTTGTGCATAAGGTAGAAAGAAAAGGGTATGGCGATCGCACAAGCGATTATCACCAGGACCACGAAATCCTTTGAGAGCATTTTCCAAAGGCTGCCAACGGAAGCGCCCATTATTTTACGAATGCCTATTTCTTTTGTGCGTTGCCCTGCCATAAATGACGCCAGCCCCAGCAGTCCCAGGCAGCTTATGGCCACCGCCAGGACACTAAAGACCGTGGCCAGCTTTCCCGTCCGCTCCTCAGCCATGAACTTGGCCGCATAGGCCTCATCGGCAAAGGTATAATCAAACGGGGCCGAAGGCACCAGGGAAGAAATAACGGACTGTATTTTGGGCAGTGCCTCATTGGGGGCCACCGTAGGTTTTATTTTTATATACAGCCACGACAGGTCCCGGTAGGAAAGAAATATAATGGACGGGTCAGTTGGCAGGTAGGGTGATCCCTTCACCATGTCTTTTACAACACCCAATATTTTATAATCGCCCTGGTTGTGGCCGCCAGGGGACCAATTTAGGGATTCCCCAATAGGGCTTTCAAGGCCAAGGATGTCCAGGGCCGATTCGTTGATAAGGATGCCATAGATATCGCCAGGAAACGCACGTGAGAAATCCCGGCCTTGGATAAATTCCAAACCCACCGTTTGGCCATACTCGTGCGTTACAAAATTAATATTGAAATCCTGGCTATACTTCTGCCCATGCCAGGAGAAACCGCCATTCCAACCGCGGGTATCCGTTACCGAATAGTTGGCTTCTGCCATTTCTTCCACTGCCCCGGTGTTTTTTAGTTCGTTCCTTAGCGACTGGTACTTCCCTTTGTATTCGGAGGAGGAGGCCCTAAGCTCGATCAGGTTATCGCGTGTATAGCCCACAGGCCTTTCCTTGGCATACTGGATTTGCTGATAGACAATGATGGTACCGATGGTAATAATGATGGAAACCGTGAATTGGACAACCACCAAAATCCGCCTCGGCACCAGCCCCTGCCCGCCTATCTTGAAAGTCCCTTTCAATATTTTTACGGCATTGAACGAGGACAAATAAAGGGCGGGGTAGCTGCCTGCCACCAAGGCAGTAAACAAAACAACCCCCGCCATGATGGCCCAAAACAAAGGGCTTCCCATTGGCAATGCCATGTTTTTTCCGCTTACGGCATTGAACCACGGCAAACTCAATTGAACGGCAGCCAGCGCAACAATGGCCGATATGGCCACCACCATGAAGGCCTCCCCAAAAAACTGTTGAACCAACTGGCCCCGCAACGACCCTATGGATTTTCTTATCCCTATTTCCCTGGCTCTTTTTTCGGAGCGTGCAGTACTTAAATACATAAAATTAATACAGGCCAACAGCAAAACAAAAATTCCAATAGCACTGTAATACCAAACCGACATCATGCGTTTGCTCGTTACTAACTCGCCATTTTTGAATTCCGAATTCAGATGCCATTGGCTCATGGGATGTAGAAAAATTTCAGGTTTTGTTTCAACGCTCTCTGCATCCACGTGTGAAAGCATTACATCTTTAATAATCTTTGATGTTTCTTCAAAATCACCACCCGGGTAAAGCTGTACATAAACGTTGACGAAGTAGTTGTCCCAGGAATCCAACGTGGCCCAGCCATCTATATAAAGGCTTAAAGGGGCAAAGTAGGTGGCGTCACTAAATGTAGTGTTCTTTGGAAGGTCTTTGTACACACCGGTCACGGTCAGGTCCCACCGGGCATCCATCGTTACCACCTGGTTGATGGGGTCATGGTTTCCAAACAATTTTTTGGCCAGGGATTCGGAGAGGAAAATGCTTTTCATGTCCTTTAGCCCGCTCCTGGAGCCGCCCACCATGTCCAATGAGAACATGTCAGCCCCTTCGGCCTCCATGAAGTAGCCCGCTTGCACGAACTTGTTTTCGCCAAAGGCGATTACGCGCTCTTCTGTCCGGGAGCGCACCATGGCCACGTTTTTGAAATGCTGTCCATATTCCGTTTTGAGCAGCGTTCCCAGGCCTGTGACAAGCGGTGTGTTCACTT
The nucleotide sequence above comes from Flammeovirgaceae bacterium. Encoded proteins:
- a CDS encoding ABC transporter permease, which codes for MNLSTNNPPKYAHRFFQWFCRPGLRDSIEGDLMELYNERKKERGKRNADQKFILDVLLLFRPGIVRPLAGIVNLNTNGMYKSYLKIGWRNLLRNKGYSLINIGGLAMGMAVAILIGLWVFDELSFNKYYKNHETIAQVYRSSIFNGEREVNTPLVTGLGTLLKTEYGQHFKNVAMVRSRTEERVIAFGENKFVQAGYFMEAEGADMFSLDMVGGSRSGLKDMKSIFLSESLAKKLFGNHDPINQVVTMDARWDLTVTGVYKDLPKNTTFSDATYFAPLSLYIDGWATLDSWDNYFVNVYVQLYPGGDFEETSKIIKDVMLSHVDAESVETKPEIFLHPMSQWHLNSEFKNGELVTSKRMMSVWYYSAIGIFVLLLACINFMYLSTARSEKRAREIGIRKSIGSLRGQLVQQFFGEAFMVVAISAIVALAAVQLSLPWFNAVSGKNMALPMGSPLFWAIMAGVVLFTALVAGSYPALYLSSFNAVKILKGTFKIGGQGLVPRRILVVVQFTVSIIITIGTIIVYQQIQYAKERPVGYTRDNLIELRASSSEYKGKYQSLRNELKNTGAVEEMAEANYSVTDTRGWNGGFSWHGQKYSQDFNINFVTHEYGQTVGLEFIQGRDFSRAFPGDIYGILINESALDILGLESPIGESLNWSPGGHNQGDYKILGVVKDMVKGSPYLPTDPSIIFLSYRDLSWLYIKIKPTVAPNEALPKIQSVISSLVPSAPFDYTFADEAYAAKFMAEERTGKLATVFSVLAVAISCLGLLGLASFMAGQRTKEIGIRKIMGASVGSLWKMLSKDFVVLVIIACAIAIPFSFYLMHNWLAQYEYKATISWTVFVATGIGALALTLLTVSYQALKAATMDPVKGLRAE